Proteins encoded in a region of the Benincasa hispida cultivar B227 chromosome 2, ASM972705v1, whole genome shotgun sequence genome:
- the LOC120071680 gene encoding uncharacterized protein LOC120071680, which produces MLLKTTFIGIIISQSATSLVREQLWVICDNQSYIEEIHYMYDIPIVPLPDPRRRRPVRKDDEFDEIAHNVEELPSVMQMQSQTDYVNPMMMPAFDSGYYDS; this is translated from the exons ATGTTACTGAAGACtacattcattggtataataatatcacaaagcgctacgtcactcgtccgggagcagctgtgggtcatctg tgacaaccagaGCTATATAGaagagatacattatatgtacgatatacctattgttcctctaCCAGATCCTAGACGTAGAAGACCTGTTCGGAaagatgatgagtttgatgagattgcccataatgtggaagagttgccctcTGTGATGCAGatgcagagtcaaactgattatgttaatccgatgatgatgccagcatttgatTCAGGATATTATGACTCATAG
- the LOC120070970 gene encoding COBRA-like protein 4, translating to MEFNTYNDPLHKILFQWECYLPRQPKIVLLALLIFTAFCSTGAYDPLDPNGNITIKWDVVSWTPDGYVAVVTMNNFQMYRHINSPGWTLGWSWAKKEVIWSMVGSQTTEQGDCSKFKGNVPHCCKKSPVVVDLLPGVPYNQQFSNCCKGGVLASWGQDPAGSVSAFQVSVGLAGTSNKTVKLPKNFTLLGPGPGYTCGPAKVVPSTVFLTPDRRRKTQALMTWNVTCTYSQFLASKNPTCCVSLSTFYNDTITSCPTCACGCQNKHNCIKSDSKLLHKDGINTPKKDNTPLLQCTHHMCPVRVHWHVKINYKDYWRVKVAVTNFNYRMNYTLWTLAVQHPNLNNVTQVFSFDYKPLVPYESINDTGMFYGMKFYNDLLMEAGPFGNVQSEVLMKKDKDTFTFKQGWAFPRKVYFNGDECQMPPPESYPFLPNSAPGGSGAVTKFTTSLLLVLWYLW from the exons ATGGAATTTAATACCTACAATGATCCATTACACAAAATTCTCTTTCAATGGGAATGTTACTTGCCTCGACAGCCAAAGATTGTACTCTTAGCACTTCTGATCTTCACAGCTTTCTGTTCAACTG GGGCATACGATCCATTGGATCCAAATGGAAACATAACAATCAAATGGGATGTAGTCTCTTGGACGCCGGATGGATATGTC GCTGTTGTGACAATGAACAATTTTCAGATGTACCGCCATATCAATTCACCAGGATGGACTCTAGGCTGGTCGTGGGCCAAGAAAGAAGTAATATGGTCAATGGTGGGATCTCAGACAACGGAACAAGGAGATTGTTCCAAGTTCAAAGGAAATGTTCCTCACTGTTGCAAGAAAAGCCCAGTAGTCGTTGATTTGCTCCCTGGTGTTCCTTACAATCAACAATTCTCCAACTGCTGCAAGGGTGGGGTATTGGCATCCTGGGGACAGGATCCGGCAGGATCAGTCTCCGCCTTTCAAGTGAGTGTTGGGCTAGCCGGCACTTCAAACAAAACTGTAAAATTGCCCAAGAACTTCACTCTGCTCGGTCCAGGACCAGGATACACATGTGGACCTGCAAAGGTTGTGCCTTCTACAGTCTTCCTTACTCCTGATCGCCGGAGGAAAACTCAAGCACTGA TGACATGGAATGTAACCTGCACTTATTCACAATTTCTGGCGTCTAAGAACCCAACTTGCTGCGTATCACTCTCGACTTTCTACAATGATACGATCACTTCTTGCCCAACGTGTGCGTGTGGCTGCCAGAACAAACATAATTGTATAAA GAGTGACTCAAAGCTACTGCACAAGGATGGAATAAACACTCCTAAAAAGGATAATACACCTTTACTACAATGCACCCATCACATGTGTCCTGTTCGAGTACACTGGCATGTAAAGATTAATTACAAGGATTACTGGCGCGTGAAGGTTGCTGTAACTAACTTCAACTATAGGATGAACTATACGCTGTGGACACTGGCAGTGCAGCATCCAAATCTGAACAATGTAACTCAAGTCTTCAGTTTTGACTACAAGCCCCTTGTTCCCTATGAATCCATCA ATGATACTGGCATGTTCTATGGCATGAAATTCTACAATGATCTATTAATGGAAGCAGGGCCATTTGGAAATGTACAATCTGAAGTACTCATGAAAAAGGACAAGGATACCTTTACCTTCAAGCAGGGTTGGGCATTTCCTAGAAAAGTATACTTCAATGGCGACGAATGTCAAATGCCACCGCCAGAATCATACCCATTTCTACCGAACTCTGCACCTGGAGGCTCCGGTGCAGTTACCAAATTCACAACCTCCTTGCTTTTGGTACTCTGGTATTTGTGGTGA
- the LOC120070971 gene encoding protein COBRA-like, producing the protein MRSRRFASTGSVADITGFAVLLLFLLSSFSFTSTEAYDALDPNGNITIKWDVMSWTPDGYVAVVTMYNFQQYRHIQAPGWTLGWTWAKKEVIWSMMGGQTTEQGDCSRFKGNTPHCCKKDPTVVDLLPGTPYNQQIANCCKGGVINSWAQDPGNAASSFQVSVGAAGTSNKTVRLPKNFTLKAPGPGYTCGPAKIVKPTKFVSGDKRRVTQALMTWNVTCTYSQFLAQKTPTCCVSLSSFYNDTIVNCPTCTCGCQNNTAGSGSCVDPDSPYLASVVSAPDKSGNNAPLVQCTSHMCPIRVHWHVKLNYKDYWRVKITITNFNYRMNYTLWNLVVQHPNFDNITKLFSFNYKSLSPYGDLNDTAMLWGVKFYNDLLNQAGPLGNVQSELLFQKDQNTFTFDKGWAFPRRVYFNGDNCVMPPPDAYPYLPNASSRSAISLLVTILISLALLLNFAQ; encoded by the exons ATGAGGTCTCGGCGTTTCGCTTCCACCGGATCCGTCGCCGACATTACCGGTTTTGCCGTCTTGCTTCTCTTTCTACTTTCCAGCTTCAGTTTCACTTCAACAG AAGCCTATGATGCACTTGATCCCAACGGGAACATCACAATCAAGTGGGATGTAATGAGCTGGACTCCAGATGGCTATGTT GCTGTTGTTACAATGTACAACTTCCAGCAATACCGCCATATTCAAGCTCCAGGTTGGACATTAGGGTGGACATGGGCAAAGAAAGAAGTCATTTGGAGCATGATGGGAGGCCAAACAACCGAACAGGGCGATTGTTCAAGATTCAAAGGGAATACTCCTCATTGCTGCAAGAAAGATCCAACCGTTGTGGATCTATTGCCAGGAACACCTTACAATCAGCAGATTGCAAATTGTTGCAAAGGTGGAGTGATAAACTCATGGGCCCAAGACCCAGGCAATGCGGCAAGTTCATTTCAAGTCAGTGTTGGTGCTGCAGGAACAAGTAACAAAACTGTCAGGCTCCCTAAAAACTTCACGCTTAAAGCGCCAGGACCTGGATACACTTGTGGGCCAGCAAAGATTGTGAAGCCAACCAAATTTGTATCTGGAGATAAAAGAAGAGTAACTCAAGCTTTGA TGACTTGGAATGTTACATGCACCTATTCTCAATTCCTTGCTCAGAAGACACCCACTTGTTGTGTTTCCCTCTCTTCCTTCTACAATGATACTATAGTCAACTGCCCAACCTGCACTTGCGGATGTCAAAACAACACGGCGGGTTCTGGGAGCTGTGTGGA TCCAGATTCTCCATATTTAGCTTCAGTAGTATCAGCTCCTGATAAATCAGGCAACAATGCACCCTTGGTTCAGTGTACCAGCCACATGTGCCCCATTCGAGTCCATTGGCACGTGAAGCTGAATTACAAGGATTACTGGAGAGTGAAGATTACAATCACCAATTTCAATTACCGAATGAACTACACACTCTGGAATCTCGTGGTGCAGCATCCCAATTTTGATAATATTACTAAATTATTCAGCTTTAATTACAAGTCATTGAGCCCATATGGTGACCTAA ATGATACTGCGATGTTATGGGGAGTTAAGTTCTACAACGATCTGCTCAATCAAGCTGGCCCTCTTGGTAATGTGCAGTCTGAGCTCCTATTCCAAAAAGACCAGAACACTTTCACTTTTGATAAGGGTTGGGCTTTTCCAAGAAGAGTTTATTTCAATGGTGATAACTGTGTGATGCCACCTCCAGATGCCTATCCTTATTTGCCAAATGCCAGTTCCAGATCAGCTATATCTCTACTTGTGACCATCTTAATATCTTTGGCATTACTGTTGAATTTTGCACAATAA